GTCTGGACCGGGGGATTTCGTGGTTTGATGCGGCGGACCTGTACGGCAGCCATTCCTATCTGGCCGAAGCCCTCCGGGGGGTTCCGCGAGACCGGTATGTTCTGGTTTCCAAAATCTGGCTTCGACCCAGAGGACTTCCGGAAGGACTGCCGACGGATACGGAGCAGGTTGTGCATCGATTTTTGCAGGAGCTTCGAACGGACTATATCGATTTGCTTCTGCTTCATTGCCTGGTGGAACCGGACTGGTCGTCGCGGTATGAAAAGGAAATGGAGGTGCTGACGCGTCTGAAGGAGAAAGGTCTTTTGCGGGCACACGGTGTTTCCTGTCATTCGCTGCCGGCTTTGTCCGCCGCCGCCTCGCATCCGTGGGTGGAGTCGATTCACGCCCGCATCAATCCGTTCGGTGTCCAGATGGACGGCTCGCCGGAAGCGGTTGTCCCGGTTCTTCGGCAGGCACACGAAAACGGCAAAGGGCTGATTGGGATGAAGCTGATCGGCGAAGGGGCTTTCCGCAACAGCCCCGAAAAACGCGCCGAAAGCATCGATTTTGTGTTCAATCTGGGCTGTGTGGATGCCGTCACCATCGGCTTTGAATCCCCCGAAGAAGAAGCCGACNNNNNNNNNNTTCGGTATGAACAAAAAAACACACTCCGGCCGCGTGAAGCCGGAGTGTGTGGTTGGGGTTTACCGCTCTGCAATCCAAATCAATTGCAGGCGGATTGTGGATAACGCTGACATTCAAGCCATTGAGCCGCGAACAAGGCGAAATCGGCCAAATCCACCTGGCAGTCGCCGTTCAAATCAAACGCCGTCAGCGGGTCTTCCTCGTCTTCCATACACACGAACTTGCTCGGTTCAAAATCCACATACAGCTGGGCGATTTGAACCGGTGTCAGAGGATAACTGTAAATCCGCACGTCGTCAATAGCCCCGTCAATCGATTGTTCCGTGGCCCGTCCGCCGATGGAAAGCGGGGCCGCCGCCAGCGGAGCACCCGAAATGTCCAGGACAATCGTCTCGTTGTTGTCGCCGTCAGTGTAAATGGTGTACGAGGTAGTCTGCGGGTCATAAACGGCTGTAATCATATGCCATTGTCCGTCATCCAGAGCAATGTTCGGATTGCCGTCCGCCCAGAAGGCCGGGTCGTTGTTCGAATCGAAGAAGAAGACCGCCTGATTGCGCCAGGCCTTGTCCACGCCGAACAGCCAGCCCGCCGTGCCTGCATCCAGCTTGGAAACCGGAAGCCGCCAGCCGACTGCACTGTTTTCTTTGTACCAGAAACTGATGGTAAAGCCGAGCGGATAGAAATTGAAGAATTCAGGAGTTTCAATTTCCACATAATCCGC
This window of the Anaerohalosphaeraceae bacterium genome carries:
- a CDS encoding aldo/keto reductase, producing the protein LDRGISWFDAADLYGSHSYLAEALRGVPRDRYVLVSKIWLRPRGLPEGLPTDTEQVVHRFLQELRTDYIDLLLLHCLVEPDWSSRYEKEMEVLTRLKEKGLLRAHGVSCHSLPALSAAASHPWVESIHARINPFGVQMDGSPEAVVPVLRQAHENGKGLIGMKLIGEGAFRNSPEKRAESIDFVFNLGCVDAVTIGFESPEEEAD